CAGCGCCTCTGCCGCGCCTTCCTCCCATTCCCACTGCCACACGGGGTCTAAGTGGGCGTTGCATACCAAATGTAATTTCTTAGCCATGCAAATCTCTCCTCTCTTTTTTAAATGTATCACACTCTTTTCACCGTGTCAAGCAAAAGGATAAAAAAAATCCCTGGTTGAATACCAACCAGGTCAAAAAAAAGATAGGGATGAATATATAAAAAAGATATTAGCGAGTTTTAAGGTAGCCGTTGTCTTTTCCTTGTTGCCTCTTCCTGACTACATTTAGAATTATAAACCCTTATTATGAACACAGTTTAAACATTATATGAAATTTCTTCCTTTTTTTCGAAAATTTGTCAAAAAAATGCGAAATTGTTTTCAATCCCTTTTATATAGCCAAAAATATTTTAAGAAAATTTTATTATTTTTCTATTTTTCTTCTCTTTTTTTGTGATTCTTCTTTTATTTTTTTATTTTCCGAACTGTTTTGTGAACAAATCTACACAATTTTGCATACAAATACTTTGCCCGTATTCCGATAAAACCGCCTCGGAAACCGCAAAGGGGGCGCAAACCTTATCTGCAAATTCGGCAAGCAGACAGGTGCAGGCGCTCTCCCGGCAGGTTTTGAGACACAAATAATACTTTCCTTCATATAAATACAGCTTACTATCACCTTCAAAACAGTCAGACAGTGCCACACAGCAGGCAATCAAGTCCTCCGCGTCCGAAAAAACCGCCTGCACCTCCGAAACAGCATTCCGACAAAGGCTGATTAACAAATCGCCGTCTGCAATGGGAAACAGCTCCACCTCCAAAGGCGTGTTTTTAATGGGAAAATGCGCGCTCTCCCCTACACTTTCCAGCATGCTTTTAAGCTCTTCCTGAAAAGCTTTCCCATCCTCAAACAGCTTATGTATATCTATATGTCTTGCGCTAAGCTCCCGATCGGTCAGGTACACATTCAGCCGGTCGCGGTTTACAAAATAAATCTCCATAAAGCACTTCCCTCCTTGCCTCTATTATATCTTATGCAGAGCCGAAAGAAAATGCAAAATTATTACCGCAAAAAGCAAATTCTTCTAAAAAAGAATCTGCGTACTTACACAGATTCTCTTTTATTTCTTTTATTCGTTTTTTTAAAGCAAAACATCAAGCCCAATGCGCCCACAACCATGGTGACTGCAAAAACCACCGTAGACAACACATAGTTTTGCTGTGCCAATGCTGCACCGCAGGTGGTAATAACCAAAATCGCAGGAATGCGCGCTATGGTCGTAACCAGCAAAAACGGTCCTGTCTTTACCGGCAGAAAACTTACAAAGTATGTGATGGCATCTTTCGGCACGATGGGAATTAAGTATAAGAAAAACAACATCCAGTGCAATCGTTTTGAGCTTTGCAGTACATGTAAAAATTTTAAATTCTTAACCGAGAAGAATTTTTCAATCACCCGCGTGCCGTACCGTTTAATCAGCCAAAGCACCAAAAATGTCCCTAAAATATTTCCGATTAAGCAATACACCATGCCAAGCACAGCACCCCAGGCATAGCCTGCACCAATCTCCATAGGCGCTGCCGGCACAACCTTAACGACCGTCTGCACCGTTCGGATTAAAATAAACACCACTTCGTCAAAATAGCCAAATTTATCCATCCACCTTTTAAAGGTAACCGGCTCCTGAATTGCCTGCACCATTTCCTTGCCGAAAAAGGTGTAGAGCAACAAACACAGCATAACCACCACAAAGGAGGTGCGGAGCATAATCTTTTGCTGTTTGTTCAGCCGTATGATATTGCGGATGGCTTTTGCCTGATTTTTAAGTGTACCGCGGGTTGCCTCGCCCGTTTTTTCCACCGGTGGATAAAACACATTCAAAAAGCCGTCATAGCCCGTAAGCCAGGGCTTGTATTTTCCGTTATAATGCACAATTGCCGTGTTTTCCTTTACCCATTGTAAATCCAGACTGCCCCGATGGATACGCAACGTTTTTTCATCCAGATTGTAAATGGTTTCATCGATATAAACCGTCTTTTTGTCAAACAGAATATTGATTAAATCCTGATCTCCAAACAAAAGCTGTTGCAAATGCTTTTCCAAGGTTTCTAAAATATTTTCCACCGTAAAATCCTCGCGGATGGCTTTCAGATTCATCAAAAGCACGCCCGAATTAATATAGCGGGGCTGTTTGATACCAAGACGCAGGCGGTTCATTAAGTTCAGCGCACCCTTAAGATGCCCTGCCGCCGCCACATAATTTTCGGATAAATCCGTATTATAAAGCGACATCAGATTTTTCATCACAAAAATATCCGGGTCTAAGTACAGACATTTTTCTACCGTTTCAGGCAGGTACTGAAATGCCAGAACCCGATAAAAGGATTCTTCCGGAAGCCGTTCCAGCACAGGGGTATCCTTAAACCAGCTTTGGGTGATGCGTACGCTGTGAATATGAATGTTGGAAAACTCCGTCAGTTCATTTTCAAGATAAGCAATATCCTCCTGCTCTAGCGAAGAATGTGCAACATAAACCTCTGTTTCGTTTGTCCGATGCACCGCTCCGAAGGAACAAAGCATGGTCGAAAGCGGTTTTAAATATTTTTTGTCAATGGTCACAAGCAGATTCATTGTATTTCCCACATTCTCACCCCTTTACTTTATCCTATTCCTTCTTGTCGGAAATCATGTTCTTTTACCATTATATACGAAAAAAATCTTTTTTTCAACTCTTTTCGCTAAAAAACATTTTTTACCTCATTCCGAAAGCGCCTCAAGAATTTCTTCGGTGTTTTGCTCGGAATATTCAATCTCTGCCGAATACATCCGCGCAATGTCCCCGAACGCATTTTCAGTTCCCGCAAAAATGTCACAAACCACCTTTGTACTCAGTGCACAAAAAAGAATGCGTTCTAAATATCTGCCGTCCTCTAAAGCACCAGACAGATGCCGATACAAAAAATACACCAACAACTGTTCCGCCTGAAGTTGAGGCACCGTTCTTTTTTTGTCTTTGCCCAGAGCTTCCACACATGCATCCCATGCGCTGTCCAGCCTCTCCAAGCGCAAAAACATTTCTTTCCAATTACGGTCAGGCAGCGCCACACCGCAACGGGCTAAAATATTTTCCATTCGCTCTTCTACCGAAAATTCTCTGTTTTGTGCCATGCCAATCAGTTCGGCACGCAAGAAAAAAAACGCCTGCTCACGCTTGGAAAGTGCGCTTATATCCGGCATTTCAAACTGTGTTTTTTCTTTCCGATTCAATACCAGGTCACACACTGCCTCACAGCAAAGCCCCAGCCCCATTTCGGTATGGGTCTGATAGTCATGGCGAAACCGCGGATGGTCGGTACAAATCTGTCCGATGGCATCCTCACCGTACTTTAAAATCACATCACACAAGTTATCCGCGTTCAGAAACGGACATCTGCCATCCTGCTGTTGTATAATGCAGGGGACACCGTCCTTTGTTGCCACATGCTTTTTAAGTACTTCCTCTTTACAGTAACGGGCAAATGTCGCCTCATCCAGAACAATTTCCCAGCCGACGCAACAGCTGTGCTGACACGCGCCTGCTATACATTGAAACGCAGAATAATAATCGGGTGTATAGATTTTCACATCGCATCCCTCCGATTGTATTGTACTGGGTTTTGCAAATTTTGTCAACAGTAATAAAAAGGACTGTAAATAATTACAGTCCTTTTTATTATTTAAATACAGGCTTTTCCACCTCTGTTTTTTTGAACGGATTGTCATTGGGTGAGGGTTCGGACAGGCTGAAATACATTTTCGCAGCCTTGGTCGTACCGAAATCCCGATTAGACCCACTATTTTGCACCTTGTTAAATGCTTCACGGAACATGGCGTTGTGTGCCTCCTCCCGATTCAGCAAAAAGTCAATGGTTTCTCTAACCTTTTTGTCCTCAATCTGGCGGTAAAGATATTCATACGTTACCTTCGCCCGCTGTTCGGATGCAATATTAGACAGCAAATCTGCACACAAATCCCCGGTCACCGTCACATAATCAGCTGTCCAGGAATAGCCCGAGGCGTTAATCAACCCGGGATTTAAGCCAATCTGGACATGCGTCTGTATTTCACCTGCCGGCACCTTGGTCACATCCACATCATGTCCGTTCAGCAAACAGATGGTCTGCCCAATCATTTCCATATGGCTCAATTCTTCTGCCGCGATATCCAGAAACAAATCCTTGATTTCCGCATCCTTAATGCGAAAGCTTTGGGACATATACTGCATCGCCGCCTTAAGCTCTCCGTTTCCACCGCCTAACTGTTCCTGCAACAGTGCCGCATATTGCGGATTCGGTTTTTCAATTCCCACTGGGTGAAACAGCATTTTTTCGTGTTTAAACATTTATATCAAGCCTCCTTTGTTTATAGGATGCCCTTTTTTCAAATGCTTATACCCGATATCTGTGTTTAAATTCCGTAGGCGACATACCCTTTTGCTTTTTAAACAGCCGTGACAAATAAAGCGCATCCGGAAAGCCTGTGACACTTGCAATTTCAGCTACCGTCATGTCCGAATAGGTCAGAAGATACTGCACCCGGTCAAGCTTTAAGCGTAAAATATACCGATGGGGCGAAACATCCATAATTTGTTTAAACAGATGTGAAAACCGCGTTTCGCTTATTCCGCAAAGCTTCGCATAATAGTCGTTGGAATAATTTTTTGTATAATGGGTATTCATGTATGCCAAAGCAGGTGCAATGCGTTTATCGGTATGCAGGGTTTCGGTATTGTTTTTCCCTGCCAATGCGCAAAACTGCACCAAAAACGAAATACAAAGCAAGTTTTTACTTCGGGGCTGAAAATGGCTGACCATACGCTCTAACAATTGAATCAGTGTGCTGTCTAAGCCCACATGAAACACCTGATTTGCCAAAAAGCCTGCAGATTCCAGCAAATCCTCTGCGCCCGTCCCCGAAAAATGTATCCAGCACGAACAGCTTTCGCCCTGAACGCCATGGCTGTATAGCTGTTTTTCAAAGGGACGGTACAGCAATAAATCTCCTGCATGAAGTGCCACGTCTCCGATCTTTGTTTCCGCCACCACACAGCCCTTTGTCACATACAAAAAATGATAATCCTGTCTGCCGTTGGTACGCAGAACGGTATACCGTTCTGTCCCGTTTCGCTGAAACCCACAACTGTTAATTTGCAGAAAATGCCCGGAGGCAAAATTGGTCTGATCCACAAATTCCTTTACTTCAATCCGCAACCCGCTCACCGCCTTTTGTTTATTGTAGCACAAAATGACAGTTTTGTCCATATAAAAAACGGTTTTATGTATAGAAACATCATACTTTCAGCGTTATACTAAAGACAGAAATGAAACGGAGGTTTTCAAAATGAAAAAATTTGCATTAATCGGTGCAGGCAGTCTGCAGTTTACCTCAAGTCTTGTGCGCGATCTTTTAACATTCCCTGCTTTTAAAGAAACCGAATTTGCTCTGATGGATGTAAACGAAGCAAATTTAAAGAGCATTACAGAGGTTTGCGAAAAAATCATCACCGAAATGGGGTGTCCGAACTGTAAAATCACGCCCACCACAGACCGTGCGACCGCTTTAAAGGATGCAGACGGCGTGCTTTGCACCGTTTTCAACGGAGATGTGGACATCTGGCAACACGAAATTATCATTCCAAAAAAATACGGCATTGACATGAATGTGGGCGATACCCGAAGTGTAGCAGGCATTTTCAGAGCCTTGCGCAACATTCCGCTCATGCTGGATATCTGCAAAGACATTGAATGCTACTGTCCCAACGCGGTGTTTTTAAACTACACCAACCCCATGGCAATCCTTTGCGGTGCCATGCAAAAATATGCTAATGTGGAGGTTACGGGACTTTGCCACAGCGTACAGGGCACCATTAAGATGCTTAGCGAATGGTTAGGCGTTCCGGTGGAAGAAGTTGTTTACAAATGCATGGGCATCAACCATATGGCATTTTACACGGAGCTTTCCCATAAGGGCGAAGACTTATATCCGCGCCTGTATAAACTGATTTCGGAAAACAGAGAGGTGTATGACAGAGAACAGGTGCGCAACGAAATGTTCTTAAAGCTTGGCTACTACACCACCGAATCCAGCGGACACCACTCGGAATACAACCAATGGTTCAGAAAACGCCCCGACCTGATTGAAAAATACTGCACCCACGGCACCGGCTGGAATCCGGGCGAGCACGCCTATTCCTTAAAGCTACGTCAGGCGCGCAAGGCAAATCCGAGGAAGCAGTACGAGGATTTCTTAGCAAAACCCGTTGACAAAAACAAAAGTGTCGAATATGCGGCAGATGTGTTTAATGCCCGCATCGGCGACGGAAAGCCCTTCCTCTTTAACGGCAATGTACTAAACAACGGTTCCATTCCAAATCTTCCCAATGATGCATGCGTGGAAGTCCCTGTGGTTGCCGACCGTATGGGCTTTAAAACCACCATTGCAGGTCCTTTGCCCGCCCACCTTGCCATTATGGTCAACAACACCGCGCGTATTGAATCGCTGGTCATTGAAGCCGCAATGCAAAAGAGCCGCGAAATGGTTTATCAGGCAATGTATATGGATCCCCTTTCCTCTGCCGTTTGCTCTATGGAAGAAATCCGACAAATGTGCGACGAGATTTTTGCCATGAATACCGATTACTTAGGTGATTATAAATAATACAAGAAAAGGGAATGTAAAAAAAGTCCGGATCGCAAAAACGCGAGTATAAAGACAAACAAAGTTTGTGCAAACTTACGAGAAAGATACAAAATGAAGAAAACGCGCAAAATTTTGCGCGTTTTCTTTTGATAAATGCGTTTTTGCTATGAACAAACTTCGCCTCTCGACGTACCTTTGTACGCCTTCGGGTAACCCCAAACCGCGTTGTAACGCGGTTTGGGCTCAGTTTGTCCATTCCAAACATTTTTTCCTATTCCCTAAAAAAGGGGCTGTAATAAAATTACAACCCCTTTTCACATATTTTTCACATGCAAAATATTGATTTCTTTCCTTATTTATGATAAAATAGTTAAGTTGTTTTACAAAAGTTGAAAGAGAGGTATTTTATGCGCAATTTATTCGCACCCACCGACATGACTGTCGGAACACCCTGGAAAAGCATTCTGGCATTTTCCATACCCATGCTGATTGGCAACATTGCCCAACAGCTTTACAGCACGGTAGACAGCATTGTGGTGGGTCACTATATCGGGGACAACGCATTAGCCGCGGTCGGCAGTGTGCTTCCCATTTTAAATATGCTTTTGGTTTTGTTCATCGGCATTTCTGCCGGGGCAACCATTATGGCCTCCCAGTATTTTGGTGCAAGGGACAGACAAAATCTTTCGATAACGGTGGGAAACTGTATTACGGTTACTGCCATTTGCTGTCTGTTTCTGATGGTTGTCACACCATTTTTTATCCGTCCGATTTTATCCCTTTTAAATACCCCAAAAGCGATATTTGACGACTGTGCAAACTATCTGCTTATTTCCATGTTGGGCATTGCCGGCATGGCGTACTATAACATTTTAAGCGGTATCATCCGCGGTCTGGGCGACTCGGTTGCCGCTCTTGTTTATCTGCTGGTTGCAACCGCCATCAACATTGTGCTTGACATTTTGTTTGTAAAACACATGGGGGTTGCAGGCGTTGCTTTGGCAACAATTATTGCCCAGTTTGTTTCTTCCCTGTTATGTCTTAGAAAGCTTTCGAAAATGCGCGAATTTTTCGATTTGAATTCAGACGTTCTAAAGCT
The Clostridia bacterium DNA segment above includes these coding regions:
- a CDS encoding manganese catalase family protein, with translation MFKHEKMLFHPVGIEKPNPQYAALLQEQLGGGNGELKAAMQYMSQSFRIKDAEIKDLFLDIAAEELSHMEMIGQTICLLNGHDVDVTKVPAGEIQTHVQIGLNPGLINASGYSWTADYVTVTGDLCADLLSNIASEQRAKVTYEYLYRQIEDKKVRETIDFLLNREEAHNAMFREAFNKVQNSGSNRDFGTTKAAKMYFSLSEPSPNDNPFKKTEVEKPVFK
- a CDS encoding adaptor protein MecA — translated: MEIYFVNRDRLNVYLTDRELSARHIDIHKLFEDGKAFQEELKSMLESVGESAHFPIKNTPLEVELFPIADGDLLISLCRNAVSEVQAVFSDAEDLIACCVALSDCFEGDSKLYLYEGKYYLCLKTCRESACTCLLAEFADKVCAPFAVSEAVLSEYGQSICMQNCVDLFTKQFGK
- a CDS encoding VTT domain-containing protein, translated to MGNTMNLLVTIDKKYLKPLSTMLCSFGAVHRTNETEVYVAHSSLEQEDIAYLENELTEFSNIHIHSVRITQSWFKDTPVLERLPEESFYRVLAFQYLPETVEKCLYLDPDIFVMKNLMSLYNTDLSENYVAAAGHLKGALNLMNRLRLGIKQPRYINSGVLLMNLKAIREDFTVENILETLEKHLQQLLFGDQDLINILFDKKTVYIDETIYNLDEKTLRIHRGSLDLQWVKENTAIVHYNGKYKPWLTGYDGFLNVFYPPVEKTGEATRGTLKNQAKAIRNIIRLNKQQKIMLRTSFVVVMLCLLLYTFFGKEMVQAIQEPVTFKRWMDKFGYFDEVVFILIRTVQTVVKVVPAAPMEIGAGYAWGAVLGMVYCLIGNILGTFLVLWLIKRYGTRVIEKFFSVKNLKFLHVLQSSKRLHWMLFFLYLIPIVPKDAITYFVSFLPVKTGPFLLVTTIARIPAILVITTCGAALAQQNYVLSTVVFAVTMVVGALGLMFCFKKTNKRNKRESV
- a CDS encoding MATE family efflux transporter codes for the protein MRNLFAPTDMTVGTPWKSILAFSIPMLIGNIAQQLYSTVDSIVVGHYIGDNALAAVGSVLPILNMLLVLFIGISAGATIMASQYFGARDRQNLSITVGNCITVTAICCLFLMVVTPFFIRPILSLLNTPKAIFDDCANYLLISMLGIAGMAYYNILSGIIRGLGDSVAALVYLLVATAINIVLDILFVKHMGVAGVALATIIAQFVSSLLCLRKLSKMREFFDLNSDVLKLRKKSVITLIKLGLPSGLTQAIMSSAMIVVQALTNQFGEQFIAANVVVMRVDGFAMMPNLSFGTTMTTYAGQNIGAKKYDRLNVGARHGLIISVLCSSLITGIILIFGKYLMGAFTETKALVDLSVHLMQILAAGYIAMAVTQSLSGVMRGAGDTVTPMWISLLTTVCARIPLAYGISYLTRTPELPLGHQECIQISLLCTWILGAVLTTIFYLKGNWKKKAII
- the fliB gene encoding flagellin lysine-N-methylase, with amino-acid sequence MKIYTPDYYSAFQCIAGACQHSCCVGWEIVLDEATFARYCKEEVLKKHVATKDGVPCIIQQQDGRCPFLNADNLCDVILKYGEDAIGQICTDHPRFRHDYQTHTEMGLGLCCEAVCDLVLNRKEKTQFEMPDISALSKREQAFFFLRAELIGMAQNREFSVEERMENILARCGVALPDRNWKEMFLRLERLDSAWDACVEALGKDKKRTVPQLQAEQLLVYFLYRHLSGALEDGRYLERILFCALSTKVVCDIFAGTENAFGDIARMYSAEIEYSEQNTEEILEALSE
- a CDS encoding helix-turn-helix transcriptional regulator, which translates into the protein MRIEVKEFVDQTNFASGHFLQINSCGFQRNGTERYTVLRTNGRQDYHFLYVTKGCVVAETKIGDVALHAGDLLLYRPFEKQLYSHGVQGESCSCWIHFSGTGAEDLLESAGFLANQVFHVGLDSTLIQLLERMVSHFQPRSKNLLCISFLVQFCALAGKNNTETLHTDKRIAPALAYMNTHYTKNYSNDYYAKLCGISETRFSHLFKQIMDVSPHRYILRLKLDRVQYLLTYSDMTVAEIASVTGFPDALYLSRLFKKQKGMSPTEFKHRYRV
- a CDS encoding alpha-glucosidase/alpha-galactosidase; the encoded protein is MKKFALIGAGSLQFTSSLVRDLLTFPAFKETEFALMDVNEANLKSITEVCEKIITEMGCPNCKITPTTDRATALKDADGVLCTVFNGDVDIWQHEIIIPKKYGIDMNVGDTRSVAGIFRALRNIPLMLDICKDIECYCPNAVFLNYTNPMAILCGAMQKYANVEVTGLCHSVQGTIKMLSEWLGVPVEEVVYKCMGINHMAFYTELSHKGEDLYPRLYKLISENREVYDREQVRNEMFLKLGYYTTESSGHHSEYNQWFRKRPDLIEKYCTHGTGWNPGEHAYSLKLRQARKANPRKQYEDFLAKPVDKNKSVEYAADVFNARIGDGKPFLFNGNVLNNGSIPNLPNDACVEVPVVADRMGFKTTIAGPLPAHLAIMVNNTARIESLVIEAAMQKSREMVYQAMYMDPLSSAVCSMEEIRQMCDEIFAMNTDYLGDYK